The following coding sequences are from one Syntrophorhabdaceae bacterium window:
- a CDS encoding cytochrome c biogenesis protein ResB has translation MRFAILILSLIALASIFGTVIKQGAAPEEYLTIYSESAYRIISFLGLDDAYHAPWFIALISLFAMSLVFCTLRRLVLFMKEKKAIRLPGEDRLS, from the coding sequence TTGCGATTTGCCATACTCATTCTTTCCCTTATCGCCCTTGCTTCTATCTTCGGAACAGTTATAAAGCAGGGCGCAGCCCCGGAGGAATATCTCACTATTTATTCGGAAAGCGCTTACAGGATCATCAGTTTCCTTGGGCTTGACGATGCATACCACGCCCCGTGGTTTATTGCGCTTATCAGCCTCTTCGCAATGAGCCTTGTCTTCTGCACCCTTCGCAGGCTGGTCCTTTTCATGAAGGAGAAAAAGGCAATCAGGCTACCCGGCGAGGATAGGCTGTCAA